TCTTCGACCTTAAAAAATATTCTCGCCTGCAAACGATCAAGGCTGATCTTGAGCTGCTCGTGAATGGTGACATGCCTGCTATCCATGAAACAACCCAAAAGCTACTTCAGAATACTTCAACCATGTATCAGCAAAATAACTTTACGCTGATTGGCGTATTGTATGTTCTGGAAGGATCGCGTCTGGGCTCAGTATATTTAACCGAGCCCCTGATGAATGCACTGTCCCTCCAGGACGCAACAGGGGCCAGTTATTTTCTTTGCACCCCGGAGCCATGGTACAAAGACTGGTATCGCTTCAAGGAAAGCATGAATCATATTGTCGGGCTACCTCAGCAGTTTGAAAACATTAAGCATGCTGCAGTAAATACTTTTGAAGGAATGATTGAGCTTTACCAGACAAAACCAGCTTAAAGTGATCTTTAAGATGATCCTATTTTCTTATGAAATACACAATTCTGTTTTGACTCTTCCCTAACTTGGCTGTGCCACTACACGCTCGGTGGTATCCCATCCACTCTATAATAACATTCAGCAGGAAATAAAGAGACAATCCTTGGCTGGAATCAATTGATGACTTATGAATTTGACGCGAGAGAATAAAGTCTACATCATTGATGATGATACGGACGTAGCCCAATCCACGGTTACTCTACTGGAGACGCAGGGATTGAAAACCGCGTTATTCAACTCAGCAGAGGCCTTTCTGACAGAAACAGCCCCTGGCATATCAGGTTGTGTGGTCTCTGATTATGAGCTGAAAGGCAACTGGAACGGAATTGATTTACTGAGAAAAACACAGGCTCTGGGTTACAGAGTCCCCTTCATTGTCGCCTCCGGCTCTATGAACCACAGTGCCCAGATGACTGCGAAAAAGTCAGGTGCATTTGCGATTCTTGAAAAACCTTATCCCGCACAAGTTCTATTTGAGACGATCCATGCTGCACTGAACCATCAGGACCGCCACTTTCCAGAGTGAGTATGGAAGATGATAATAGTTCATCCATTTTGAGAGTCAGATTCATACTGCATCGAATCGAAAGATACTAAATCCGTCAAACATTACAATTAGTCTATTAACTTACAATTCGCCTGAAATAAAAATGGAAATCTTTCATCTGGCTTTGATCACAACTACATTACTGTGCTCATTAGTTGCTGGTTTTCTCTTCGCATTTGCCGTTGTCGTCATGCCGGGCATCAGCAGTCTGAGTGACCAGGATTTCATACGTGCTTTCCGTGCGATGGATCGTGTGATTCAGAAAAATCAACCGATCTTTATGTTGGTCTGGATTGGTTCGCTCATTATGATAGTTATATCTACGATTCTGGGCATTTCAGAATTATCCCGTGTCCAGCAGGCATTACTGGTCATTGCCACGTCTCTGTACCTTCTGTCTGTGCAGTTGCCAACAGTGGCAATAAATATTCCACTCAATAATAAACTGCAATCTCTCAGTGTCGAGAAGATGGATGCAGATGCCTTAAGGGTTGCTCGCGATGAGTTTGAAGCTCGATGGAAGTATTGGAATGCGATCCGGACAGTCTTCGCTTTTATCACTTCGTTGATGCTCATTATCTTGCTGTTACTCCAGTGATTACACATCCATACGTGACGATGCCCCCTCTACCGAAGGACATCTCGACCGGGTAATTGCGATTCTATTAGGCCACACAATTCACTGAAATAGAGGGCGGAAGCGAAGCTGTTCTGCTGCCTGCAGATATACTGCTCCAACAAGCCAGTAGTAGTGCCCTGAAAACGAGAGGCCACTAATCCTTTTAGCCCGTGTCATAGTCGAGTCAGGTCGCCGAGTTTTACGCGATATTTGTACTAAAAAGTGCTATTGCCGGCCCGTTTCTCAAATCTGAATACCAGGGGGAGATTATGTAATCGCACCAAGATGTCGTGAAAAGACAACTGTAATTTTTTTGATAAACTTCATGTCGATCAAAACTTCCTATTGCAGAAACATAAGCCCACATTTATATTAAGATTGTTTATTAAATAATAAAGTAATCACTTGCTACACTCCTACCTGGTATCCGCTACCAACTAACTCAGAGCAGCAAGTTTAGATCTCATTACTTCATACGTCTGAGTCCATAACTTTTTCCTTCCTTACATGATCCTACCCTTTTAAAGAAGAGGCACTCCATGAACCCACAACGCAAACTGAGAAGAGGATTTACTTTAATCGAACTTCTGGTCGTGATCGCCATCATCGCGATTTTGATCGCCCTGCTCCTGCCAGCAGTCCAGCAGGCCCGCGAAGCAGCTCGTCGCTCAACCTGCAAAAACAATATGAAGCAACTGGGACTCGCCCTGCATAATTACAATGACAATTTTCAGGCACTCCCCATCGGGGCCCAGACCGGCTCGTATTCTAACTGGCGAGCCGCTATTCTCCCCTACCTTGATCAAGCCAACATCTATTCTCAGCTGACACGTCCGAATGGTTACTATGCCCACAGCGGTTTCCCCGGGAATACGGTGCTGTATTCGGTGCGCCTCCCCGTTTACAAATGCCCCTCTAACCCTTTCGGCATGACCAACACGACTGACTACAGTCTTTCTGACAGTACCTCTAATCCCAGCCTGCAGAGCATGATCGTCGATTACGTCGGCATCTCTGGTGCTACCCCCGATCCTGTGGGCCGCACCAATGTCTGCACCGGGGACATACTGGCGAGCAGTTCCAGCAACTGTAACACTGGAATGATGATCCCTTACAAAAGCATACGTTTCCGTGACTGTATCGACGGGACCTCGAATACCGTCATCCTTGCGGAACAATCTGGACAGGTGAATGGACGTCAAAAAGGAGCTAACGCCCTAGGTGCCTGGCATGGCTGGGCCAACGCAAGCCTTTCCACTTGGAATGCCGGCACAACGTTGCCCCTTAGCTCCGGCGGCTTCTGGTACACAGCCGGGACTACGACTGTGCGGAATCCTCCTAATGCCTTCTGGTCTTCCGGAGCCCCCGGATACGCCAACAGTGCCTATTCTGCTAACACGGTCATTAACTCACATCACGTGGGTGGCGTACACGCCGTACTGACCGATGGCTCCGTTCGCTTCCTGTCTGAAAACATTGACATGAACACGCTCCGCCAACTATGTGTACGTGATGATGGACAGGTCGTTGGAGAATTCTAAACCATAGATGTTTAGTGAATCACCTCCCCTGAGGCTTCGGTCCAGGGGAGGTGATCCCCCTTGAGATCACCCATTTATCCCATTGGAATCGCGATGAAAAAATCTTCTGCTTTACATACTTTCCGTTTATTCGCTTTGATAGCCTTCTGCATTTTCCTCATCACTCTGAATAATGCCTGCAGTCGAACTCCAGGTTCAGACAAGCCTCGTGGTGAAATCTCAATCACAATTACAAATGGTGGTGATCCTGTCCCAGAAGGGCAGGTCGACCTGGTCAATGAACAGACAGGAGAAGGTGGAGGAGGCCCGCTGAATGAATCGGGAACCGCCACGATTGAAATGGTCGCCGTAGGTAATTACACATTAACTGTGAATCCGCCCCCACAGGAACCCATTGCTCCCGGCATGGATCAACCCGAGAAGCAACCCAAAGAGTACGCGAATATCCCTGAGAAGGTTCGCAAGATTCAGACCAGCCCACTGACCGTCGATGTACAATCAGGGACCAATGAATTCTCTTTCGATCTTAAAGAAATCCAGTAATCAGATTTCGGCGGTTTCCCATGAGCAGAATCAATTCTTGACGTGCTGCCTTTGTTCGCATCCAGAATTTGGCAGACTAATCAGGATTTTTGGACCAATTGAGGAAGAGTAGGCAAACATACCTACCAAGCGTCATTCGTCTGAACAGACTAATTCCCAGCTCCGGGAAGCCAAGACGCTAATCGAATGCTGGAGAAGAATACAACTTCATCAGGTCGCATAGATCCCGGAAATAGAGGGCAAAGCCGTTCTGCTCGCTTGTTGAAGTGGAGCTGAAGCAGTCGAGAGAAAACTAAGTCGTGTGACTGGTGTCATTACAGGGGAACTTCAGGTCGGTTTTGTACGCGACGAATGATATTCGTATTTATTGCTGCGAGACTACAAATTTTTCTTCACGCTTGGGTCTTGCAAACGTAAAATCTGGAAACTTTTTCGTTTTCTGGACTTCGTTTTGGGCAGTGGTTTGACTTCATGAATAGACATCCAGACTTTCATTTTAAGCTTTAGATCGAAGGGGACTGATTGATGTTCCCATTTCTGTGTCGTTCCTATTGCCAATTCGTCTGAAGAATGAGACAGAATTTTGTATTTACCTAAGTGGTATCTTCCGACTTCTTTCTCGCCGTTATTCCACTCAATCGTAAATTGATCAATACCTTCATCGAGACAACTGGCATTCACCACACCTGCTTTCAGACCCCATTCTTTAAAATTCATCCGAGTCGCCTTGAAAATAGTGCCTTCCGTTGCTTTAGGATTCGCCCAAATAAAGATGTGGTATGTCTCGACTTTATTATTTCCCTGCTGGGATGCATGAAAAAAACTATGAGGATATTCCTCTGCGAGAGCAAGTGTTTCAGGCATCATGATTAAAAACATAATCGTCAATATCTTATACACGATAGATTTCTCCATGTTTTCGGGACTAAGATACTCAGCGGTTCGGCCCAGGGATGTCCAAAAGGCTTGATATGTTCCCGTTGAACAATG
This genomic stretch from Gimesia sp. harbors:
- a CDS encoding DUF1559 domain-containing protein, whose amino-acid sequence is MNPQRKLRRGFTLIELLVVIAIIAILIALLLPAVQQAREAARRSTCKNNMKQLGLALHNYNDNFQALPIGAQTGSYSNWRAAILPYLDQANIYSQLTRPNGYYAHSGFPGNTVLYSVRLPVYKCPSNPFGMTNTTDYSLSDSTSNPSLQSMIVDYVGISGATPDPVGRTNVCTGDILASSSSNCNTGMMIPYKSIRFRDCIDGTSNTVILAEQSGQVNGRQKGANALGAWHGWANASLSTWNAGTTLPLSSGGFWYTAGTTTVRNPPNAFWSSGAPGYANSAYSANTVINSHHVGGVHAVLTDGSVRFLSENIDMNTLRQLCVRDDGQVVGEF
- a CDS encoding biliverdin-producing heme oxygenase, which encodes MQDFATEIREAVHELHQQIESTYLAFRMMHGIISKPEYSWILTQLYYLHNFLEPTWQTDSNLAGFFDLKKYSRLQTIKADLELLVNGDMPAIHETTQKLLQNTSTMYQQNNFTLIGVLYVLEGSRLGSVYLTEPLMNALSLQDATGASYFLCTPEPWYKDWYRFKESMNHIVGLPQQFENIKHAAVNTFEGMIELYQTKPA
- a CDS encoding DUF1772 domain-containing protein, which encodes MEIFHLALITTTLLCSLVAGFLFAFAVVVMPGISSLSDQDFIRAFRAMDRVIQKNQPIFMLVWIGSLIMIVISTILGISELSRVQQALLVIATSLYLLSVQLPTVAINIPLNNKLQSLSVEKMDADALRVARDEFEARWKYWNAIRTVFAFITSLMLIILLLLQ
- a CDS encoding carboxypeptidase-like regulatory domain-containing protein, with the protein product MKKSSALHTFRLFALIAFCIFLITLNNACSRTPGSDKPRGEISITITNGGDPVPEGQVDLVNEQTGEGGGGPLNESGTATIEMVAVGNYTLTVNPPPQEPIAPGMDQPEKQPKEYANIPEKVRKIQTSPLTVDVQSGTNEFSFDLKEIQ
- a CDS encoding response regulator, with amino-acid sequence MNLTRENKVYIIDDDTDVAQSTVTLLETQGLKTALFNSAEAFLTETAPGISGCVVSDYELKGNWNGIDLLRKTQALGYRVPFIVASGSMNHSAQMTAKKSGAFAILEKPYPAQVLFETIHAALNHQDRHFPE